The following are from one region of the Cytobacillus firmus genome:
- a CDS encoding group I truncated hemoglobin has translation MAEQTLYEKVGGVESIEKVVDYFYEELVLKDPAVNQFFEHTDMVKQKSHQAKFISYALGGPNQYSGNSMAKAHEGMNLQPEHFDAIARHLHDALAHFGVSERDIDEALTRVATLRDDIIYK, from the coding sequence ATGGCTGAGCAGACACTTTACGAAAAAGTGGGCGGCGTAGAATCTATTGAAAAGGTTGTCGATTATTTTTACGAGGAACTGGTATTGAAGGATCCGGCCGTCAATCAGTTTTTCGAGCATACCGATATGGTAAAGCAGAAGAGCCATCAAGCTAAGTTCATTAGCTATGCTCTGGGGGGACCTAATCAATATTCAGGCAATTCCATGGCAAAAGCACATGAGGGCATGAATCTGCAGCCGGAACACTTTGATGCGATTGCGAGGCATCTGCATGATGCACTTGCGCATTTCGGAGTGAGTGAGAGGGATATAGATGAAGCGTTGACTCGTGTAGCAACGCTTCGGGATGATATTATATACAAATAA